The following proteins are encoded in a genomic region of Lachnospiraceae bacterium KM106-2:
- a CDS encoding ribonuclease III family protein, whose product MDEVKANDKLNNCEIVEFLKNSMDLADVDVKTYSPLVLAYIGDCIYDLVIRTMILAKGNAPVNKIHKTVSSYVKANAQMKILHIIEDELTEEEMAVYKRGRNAKSFTSAKNATIVDYRTATGFEALLGYLYLKNRMDRIMELVNFGLTKLEV is encoded by the coding sequence ATGGATGAAGTAAAGGCAAACGATAAATTAAATAATTGTGAGATCGTGGAATTCTTAAAGAATTCCATGGATCTTGCGGATGTTGATGTGAAAACGTATTCGCCTCTTGTACTAGCTTATATTGGCGATTGTATTTATGATCTGGTCATTCGTACGATGATCCTTGCAAAAGGAAATGCGCCGGTAAATAAAATACATAAGACGGTAAGTTCTTATGTTAAGGCAAATGCACAGATGAAAATCTTACACATCATTGAAGATGAATTAACGGAAGAAGAAATGGCAGTATATAAACGAGGCCGTAATGCTAAGTCATTTACAAGTGCTAAGAATGCAACAATTGTTGATTATCGTACTGCAACAGGATTTGAAGCATTGCTAGGATATTTATATTTAAAGAATCGAATGGATCGAATTATGGAATTGGTGAATTTCGGATTAACTAAGTTAGAAGTATAG
- a CDS encoding endoglucanase B precursor, which translates to MGHSFDTGDSEIAMNNPLVTEEQITAIKNAGFKCIRIPITWEGHFDAYHKSYKINKAFLKRLDDVISMCLKQDLYVCINMQNDSWRWFCRMKKKNDTYYKMFTKLWTQIAKHYKGYSNHLVFEAIDKPYFEKLGTKAQQQLLNEVNKAFVKIVRKSGGKNKNRLLGVATLNSSVTKTGCKAISSNIKAMKDKRVFATVHYYGPWKFSVNAAGATTFTATVEKQVKNTVDMVYSNFYKEKIPVVCTEYGLLGYDSSYNGLIHGEVLKYIDYLTYYARKKKLPMIVWDNGNIFNRKELKFNDVELGALIINNGKVRSASADANAIYLRKKENCNDYSFSLKLNGNQLQMIADETKTLIENKDYECKGNQVILKSSYLKKMNRKKCAKVNTIVLSFDQGQALQIPIYVTEQPVLASSKGTEENGITIPMTCSTEKLIKMSAVYEKKKTVIKKVKKKKVKTQVTRYAGPLTYTPYQEYGYSFYQNKDKIVLTSDFLTSLKDEKIHLVFYFESGNVATYDIIKEKEKVQEVNYVEPVVTKKPQPSSKAKSSEAMSKEVRKNKSEIKHNMILSKGELVVILSIGFLLLMGVLYYLYHEKNQTKE; encoded by the coding sequence TTGGGGCATTCTTTTGATACAGGGGATAGCGAGATTGCCATGAATAACCCTCTTGTAACCGAAGAACAGATTACAGCAATTAAGAATGCAGGATTTAAATGCATTCGTATTCCTATTACATGGGAAGGTCATTTTGATGCTTATCATAAAAGCTATAAGATCAATAAGGCATTTTTAAAACGGTTGGATGATGTGATCTCTATGTGCTTAAAACAAGATCTCTATGTATGTATCAACATGCAGAATGATTCGTGGCGGTGGTTCTGCAGGATGAAAAAGAAAAATGATACTTACTATAAGATGTTTACAAAACTGTGGACACAGATTGCTAAGCACTATAAAGGGTATTCTAATCATTTAGTGTTTGAGGCTATTGATAAGCCATATTTTGAAAAGCTTGGAACGAAGGCACAACAACAGCTTTTAAATGAGGTAAATAAAGCGTTTGTAAAAATAGTTCGGAAATCTGGCGGGAAGAATAAAAATCGGTTGTTAGGGGTAGCAACTTTGAATTCTTCTGTTACAAAGACAGGATGTAAGGCAATATCCTCTAATATAAAAGCAATGAAAGATAAGAGGGTATTTGCGACGGTTCATTATTATGGACCGTGGAAATTCAGTGTGAATGCAGCGGGAGCAACTACATTTACAGCAACTGTTGAAAAACAGGTGAAGAACACAGTAGATATGGTATATAGCAATTTTTATAAGGAGAAGATCCCAGTAGTTTGTACGGAATATGGTCTGCTTGGATATGATAGTTCTTATAATGGGTTAATTCATGGGGAAGTATTGAAATACATAGATTATTTAACGTATTATGCCAGAAAGAAGAAGTTACCAATGATCGTTTGGGATAATGGTAATATCTTCAATCGGAAAGAATTGAAGTTTAATGATGTTGAGTTGGGAGCGCTTATCATCAATAACGGAAAAGTTCGTTCTGCTAGTGCAGATGCGAATGCGATTTATTTAAGAAAAAAAGAAAACTGTAACGACTATTCTTTTTCTCTTAAGTTAAATGGGAATCAATTGCAGATGATCGCAGATGAGACAAAAACATTAATAGAGAATAAGGATTATGAATGTAAGGGAAATCAGGTAATTCTGAAATCTTCCTATCTAAAAAAAATGAATCGGAAAAAGTGTGCGAAAGTTAATACGATCGTGCTATCCTTCGATCAAGGGCAAGCATTGCAAATTCCGATCTATGTTACAGAGCAGCCGGTGCTGGCTTCATCGAAAGGAACAGAAGAGAATGGTATTACCATTCCTATGACATGCAGTACGGAAAAACTGATTAAAATGAGTGCAGTATATGAAAAGAAGAAGACGGTCATAAAGAAAGTTAAGAAAAAGAAAGTAAAGACACAGGTTACGAGGTATGCAGGTCCGTTAACTTATACACCGTATCAAGAGTATGGCTATTCATTCTATCAGAACAAGGATAAAATAGTATTAACAAGCGATTTTCTTACATCACTAAAAGACGAGAAGATCCATCTTGTCTTCTATTTTGAAAGTGGAAATGTTGCAACTTATGACATTATAAAAGAAAAAGAAAAAGTTCAAGAAGTTAACTACGTTGAGCCGGTAGTAACTAAAAAGCCACAACCATCTAGTAAAGCCAAGAGCTCGGAGGCAATGAGCAAAGAGGTAAGAAAGAATAAATCAGAGATCAAACATAATATGATCTTGTCAAAAGGGGAATTGGTTGTGATACTTAGCATTGGATTTTTATTACTTATGGGTGTACTTTATTATCTTTATCATGAGAAAAATCAGACGAAAGAATAA
- a CDS encoding 23S rRNA (guanosine-2'-O-) -methyltransferase rlmB, which translates to MRYEEFTIEGRNAVLEAFRAKRPIDRLFILDGCQDGPIKSILREAKKGDTIINYVAKERLDQISETGKHQGVIAYAAAYEYAEMEDIFKLAEEKGEPPFIILLDNIEDPHNLGAMIRTANQAGAHGIIIPKRRAVGLTATVAKVSAGAINYVPVVKVTNLAKTIDELKERGVWFACADMDGEVMYKCNLTGPIGLVIGSEGEGVGRLVKEKCDYIAKIPMKGDIDSLNASVAMGILSYEIVRQRMQ; encoded by the coding sequence ATGAGATACGAAGAGTTTACAATTGAAGGAAGAAATGCAGTATTAGAAGCGTTTCGTGCAAAAAGACCGATTGATCGTTTATTTATTTTAGACGGATGCCAAGATGGACCGATCAAGTCTATTTTAAGAGAAGCTAAAAAAGGTGACACGATCATTAATTATGTTGCAAAGGAACGTCTTGATCAAATATCTGAAACAGGAAAACATCAAGGTGTAATCGCTTATGCAGCTGCTTATGAATATGCAGAGATGGAAGATATCTTTAAGTTAGCGGAAGAGAAAGGAGAACCTCCTTTTATCATCCTTTTAGATAATATTGAAGATCCTCATAATCTTGGAGCGATGATCCGTACTGCTAACCAAGCGGGTGCTCATGGTATCATCATTCCTAAAAGAAGAGCGGTAGGTCTTACTGCAACCGTTGCAAAGGTAAGTGCAGGTGCGATTAATTACGTTCCTGTTGTTAAGGTAACAAACCTTGCTAAGACAATTGATGAATTAAAAGAACGTGGTGTTTGGTTCGCTTGTGCAGACATGGACGGAGAAGTAATGTATAAATGTAACTTAACTGGACCAATCGGTCTTGTTATTGGTAGCGAAGGTGAAGGCGTTGGAAGATTAGTAAAAGAAAAATGTGATTACATTGCTAAAATTCCAATGAAGGGAGATATTGATTCTCTTAATGCATCGGTTGCTATGGGTATTCTTTCGTACGAAATCGTTCGTCAGAGAATGCAATAA
- a CDS encoding serine acetyltransferase encodes MGFIKFVKEEINIIRDRDPAIKSNMEVFLYPSFKAIMRYRVAHSLYLRKHYFLARWVSQRAVRKTGIEIHPGATIGKGLFIDHGNGVIIGETAILGENVTLYQGVTLGGTGKEKGKRHPTIGDNCMISAGAKVLGSFTVGSNSKIGAGSVVLSEVPPNSTVVGVPGRVVKRDNVKLPTADLDQVHLPDPVLNDLSRLQVENKEMQEQINDLVKKVEQLEKR; translated from the coding sequence ATGGGATTTATTAAATTTGTAAAAGAGGAAATTAATATAATTAGAGACCGTGATCCGGCCATAAAATCAAATATGGAAGTATTTCTATATCCATCTTTTAAGGCGATTATGCGTTATCGAGTGGCTCATTCTTTGTATTTGAGAAAACATTATTTCCTTGCGAGATGGGTTTCACAACGAGCAGTGAGAAAGACTGGGATTGAGATCCATCCTGGCGCTACCATTGGAAAAGGTCTTTTCATTGATCATGGTAATGGTGTTATCATTGGTGAAACGGCAATTCTAGGAGAAAATGTAACTTTATATCAAGGCGTTACTCTTGGGGGAACTGGTAAAGAAAAGGGAAAACGTCATCCTACGATTGGAGATAACTGTATGATCAGTGCTGGTGCAAAAGTGTTAGGTTCCTTTACAGTGGGATCTAATTCTAAGATTGGTGCAGGTAGTGTTGTATTAAGCGAAGTCCCACCAAACTCAACTGTTGTTGGTGTACCAGGACGAGTAGTTAAGAGAGATAATGTTAAGTTACCAACTGCAGATCTAGATCAAGTACATTTACCAGATCCGGTTTTAAATGATTTATCTAGGTTACAGGTAGAAAATAAAGAAATGCAAGAACAGATTAATGATTTAGTCAAGAAAGTGGAACAATTAGAGAAGAGATAA
- a CDS encoding cysteinyl-tRNA synthetase has translation MKIYNTLTKSKEEFKPIEEGKVRMYVCGPTVYNYIHIGNARPMIIFDTVRRYLEYKGYEVNYVSNFTDVDDKIIKKANEEGVTATEISERYIEEVKKDMKDLNIKPATKNPKATEEIGGMIDMISTLIEKGYAYEKNGTVYFKTRSFDGYGKLSKKNLDDLEAGIRIAVAEEKEDPMDFVLWKPKKEGEPSWPSPWSDGRPGWHIECSEMSKKYLGEQIDIHAGGEDLIFPHHENEIAQSEACNGKEFAHYWMHNGFLNINNKKMSKSEGNFFTVREIGEKYDLQVLRFFMLSAHYRSPINFSRDLMDASKNGLERIKTAVSHLQELLAVANGTVSEEETKVLEEMEALNAKFDAAMDDDFNTADAIAAIFEIVKLANSNANSESSKELVEKLLEKITKLCDILGVETKKEEELLDADIEQLIEDRQTARKNRDFAKADEIRDLLLAKGIVLEDTREGVRWKRA, from the coding sequence ATGAAGATATATAATACGTTAACAAAATCAAAAGAAGAATTTAAACCAATCGAAGAAGGAAAGGTTCGTATGTACGTATGTGGACCTACAGTATACAACTATATTCACATTGGTAATGCAAGACCGATGATCATATTTGATACAGTTCGTCGTTATTTAGAGTATAAAGGATATGAAGTAAATTACGTTTCTAACTTTACTGATGTCGATGATAAGATCATCAAGAAAGCGAATGAAGAAGGAGTAACTGCAACTGAGATCTCCGAACGTTATATTGAAGAAGTTAAAAAAGATATGAAAGATCTTAACATTAAACCAGCAACAAAGAATCCTAAGGCAACAGAAGAAATTGGTGGAATGATCGATATGATCTCTACTTTGATCGAAAAAGGATATGCTTACGAGAAAAATGGAACGGTATACTTTAAGACACGTTCTTTTGATGGCTATGGCAAGTTAAGTAAGAAGAATCTTGATGATCTTGAAGCGGGTATTCGTATTGCAGTAGCTGAAGAAAAAGAAGATCCAATGGATTTCGTTTTATGGAAGCCTAAGAAAGAAGGAGAACCATCATGGCCTTCACCTTGGAGCGATGGTCGTCCAGGATGGCATATTGAATGTTCTGAAATGAGTAAAAAATATCTTGGCGAACAGATTGATATTCATGCAGGTGGAGAAGATCTGATTTTCCCTCATCACGAAAATGAAATCGCTCAGTCAGAAGCTTGCAATGGAAAAGAATTCGCACATTACTGGATGCACAATGGTTTCTTAAATATCAATAATAAGAAAATGTCCAAGTCAGAAGGTAATTTCTTTACCGTTCGTGAAATTGGTGAGAAATATGATCTGCAAGTACTTCGTTTCTTTATGTTAAGTGCTCATTATAGAAGTCCAATTAACTTCAGTCGTGATCTAATGGATGCAAGTAAAAATGGATTAGAGCGTATTAAGACTGCTGTATCTCATTTACAAGAGTTATTAGCAGTAGCAAATGGTACCGTATCAGAAGAAGAAACAAAAGTATTAGAAGAAATGGAAGCATTAAATGCCAAATTTGATGCAGCAATGGACGATGATTTTAATACAGCAGATGCAATTGCGGCAATCTTTGAAATTGTAAAATTAGCAAATAGTAATGCTAATTCAGAAAGCTCAAAAGAGCTTGTAGAAAAACTATTAGAGAAAATCACAAAGTTATGTGATATACTTGGTGTAGAAACGAAGAAGGAAGAAGAACTTCTTGACGCAGATATTGAACAATTAATCGAAGATCGTCAGACAGCAAGAAAGAATCGTGATTTTGCGAAAGCAGATGAGATTCGTGATCTTTTACTTGCGAAAGGAATTGTCTTAGAAGATACGCGTGAAGGTGTTCGATGGAAAAGAGCATAA